The DNA sequence aattttcaaaccctaatatctaaataaaatattatttttaataattaaacttaaatatcaattttttcaattaaataatatttaatttttaatagattattattaattttttatattttgaggtttaagtttaaaaattgattattatatGTTTTAAATTATGGCCAGATGGTAAAAATTTGTCAATATgtcaatattatatatattatttaattataaggttagatattttaatattgagtatattttaaattaaaagataacattattattttaatttgaaatattatattaaaattgttaacacagattttcgttaactaaatttgagcctcacagtAGTAATTtcacacaaaaaaataaaagctatagaaataAAGATGTGAACACagggtttatttttatgtagttttacagttaaaattctgcatagtctacgagtctatcttattcaAATTTCTGATTATTTTTTAGGAACTCTCCCGTATGAGTTTTTCGTCTCTTTGTTGATCTTGTttgtcactatttataattacatagtggacagttaattacaaagttgattGGAATATGTTTGCAATAATCATCCCTAAAAtcatgggatttgattacatatcacgtagtgTAAATACAGTTTAGGATTGGAAAGTCATATAGCTATGATTTTCCCACTTTTACTGGTCAAAATAGTCGTGTATTAAACATGACTTTAGCTATTGTATCTAGAGATGTCTCGCCAGAAACTTGATTCCAGTGATCTCAATAGCGAGCTGGGACCATTATTCCTTCTGAGGTCGATGATGTATGTCTGGTGTCGATCGCAGTTCTTATCCTCAAAGAATTCTTCGAGGCTCATTTGAATGCTATCTTCTGGCTCGCCAGGATTGTAAGTCTCACTAACGCTAACAGGATGAAGTTATATGAAGTCTTCCCATAACGCGACGGTCACCTTGCTTACTTGTTCTTGAGCTGATCCAACTTTTACACTTAGTTTGTTCATTGTACGCTAAGGACTTTCACGATTGATACGTGTCGCTTTCTTTGGTGCCTCGCTATTCACATTTAAcgacatatggtttctcgctaatatactaagtgccagtttgtacattgattctttgcctaagaccttacagtcagcaggttacaaatatactctgatacttacGTTATTAATGAGTTATCCCATAAGAAGCAATTGCATCGATTTTCATTCcctttatcttgacacgtgtcctccagccaaattttaggtataattattgccccttaaaaagttcttttttagtaaaaagagctttttaataattacagaGGGTATTTTCATCAAGATTTCTTCTTGGAAAAAACGCATCCTTTGATTCTAGCGGTTGTACAATTTCGAGGGTCATTATGAATTGTCTCTTCATATTCTACCCTTCTCCCAACCGTTGGATTTCTCAATACTTAGCTTTCTTGTCACTAGACTTTGTGTATAAAAGGCCGACTCAAGCTTGTCAATTTTAATAAACCTCTGGCTATTTAGTGAGATCCATTTTTAGAATGGATCATCTCTTTCCTGTCAAAATGTCCCTTCTGAGTTCAGAAGTTCATCCTCCCAAACTCATAATACCCAGACGCACCAACCAATTTCCATTTGTTCCCAAGGACTTCAAACCTCAATCAGAGCCGGAAATGATGGATTCCAAGATTGAGGAGCTTCCGACCAATCCAAACCAGAGGAACCCCGTAGCCCGCCATGGCTAATAAAGAATTCCAAAGGGAAGTTGGCGTGGTTTCAAATATATCCTGGAAGGAGGTTAGCATGGTTTCTATTAGAGAACCTAGCCAACCGAAAAACCAAACCTGTGCCAGAAGATCTTTGTGCCAACCTCTTTCTGGTATCGAGGAATTTCTTGAGGGTGGGAAAGAGATCTCGGCTTTAGGAAATGGGATCTTTTGATGATGAGGAGAATGAGGTCTGTACTGATATCAAGGCTCTCTACATGTAGCCCATCTTTCTAAAGCTATGTGTAGTCGGTCTTTCTACGAGCTACATGCAGACGATCTTTCTCTCTCATCCTTTGTTTAGGAAGATAATTTAATGGTTTGCCCCTAGTGGCATTTTCGTAAAGAGAAGTTTGTAAccagttttagattttttcttatCTTAAATGGCTTGTACTATTTTCATTTGAACTTAATACAACTGTGTTTGCTTCCATTTTTATTCACAAtgtaaacaactatattttgatcaaatgtaCAATACTTTTGTGTTTTTCCATTGCTCAAAATCTTCCTGTTTAAGTAGTTAGTAATCtaccaaactttttttttttcgagcAGTTGTTAATTCTGCCTCGCTATAGCAGTTACAATCTGCCTTAAGAAAACTTAAATATACTTTAATGGTTTTATCACATtgtctatttttaattttctcgtatgaatagttatattatctATCCATTTTCTAGGCTCAAGTACTTTTATCAAGGCGCATGATGCCTCGTTTTGTACTTTCCTAGCTCGCGAGAACCGTTATTATTCAGTTTTATACGCTagttataacttttgatttttctttcccGTAGGATAGGttttaaatcaaaaattatagttgtttgatcccttcttcgtcaaaaaggtttgatcaAGGTGTTATAACGATTCATCCCATCtctcgtcaaaaaggtttggtcagggAGTTATAACAGTTCGACTCCACTTTCGTCAAAGAGGTTTAATCGAGAacctttgaatttaaaaaaaaaaattgaaatggcGGGTTTGCATTAGACCATGTATTTCCAAATGAATTTcggttaatcatacataaatgccccttaagtaatttttaaagaataaagtttgtaattacttaatataaatgattCTTTTATTCATAACTGAAGTTTAAAGTTTACATTAGTATTGCGAGttacatcatttatttattggtaGTTGGATCGCAAGTGTTCTACGTTCTAGTAGTTTTTTATTAGCGAGTCGTTGAGTCAAGCCAATTGATAAACTCCAACTCCAACTACTGCTTCGATGACATATGGACCCTCCCAATTCGGGTTGAATACTCCTAAAgatatatctctcatatttgCAAAGAGTCGTCTTAGCACCAAGTCTCCAACATTGAATAGTCTTTTCTTGACTTTTTTGTTGAAGTATCTTATAACTCGGTGCTTGTATGCTGCTTGGTGATTTGCGACTCAGTTCGTTTTTCCTCAAGTAGATCCAAGGACAATTTTAAAAGGTcctggttttcttcttgattataaaactctCTTCTGTGAGTCGATATGTTCACTTCAACAGGAAGCATTGCTTCCGAGCCAAATGCTAGTGAGAAAGGAGTGTGTCCCGCTGTCTTCTCGTTAGTTATGTGGGCCCACGGTACTTGAGGTAGCTCGTCAACCCATCTGCCTTTGGCAACATCTAGcttcttcttgatagtatcctttAGGGTTTTATTAACGGCTTCCACTTGTCCATTTGCCTGAGGCTTGGATACCGACGAGAATCTTTTAATGATTTTATTCCTCTCACAAAATTCAATGAACAAATCGCAATCAAACTGTGTTCCATTATCGGATATTATCTTCATGGGAATTCCAAACCTACAGATAATGTTCTTGACGACAAAGTCAAGGACTTTCTTGCAGGTTATGGAAACAAGGGGCTCGACCTCTTTCCATTTAGTGAAGAAGTCGACTGCTACTATCGCATACTTAGCTCCTCCTCGCCCAGTGGGTAATGCCTCAATTAGGTCGATCTCCCATATAGCAAATGGGTAGGGCGAGGTCATCATTCTAAGTTCTGCTGGCGGTATGCAaggtatatgtgaaaacctCTGACACTTATCACATTTCTTAACAAACTCGTGTGTGTCCTTATTGAtcgttggccagtaatatccttgtctaATGATCTTTTTAGACAGACTTTGCCAGCCCGCATGATCCCCACAGaagccttcatgaatttctctAATGATTTCATTTGCTTCTGCGGGGAGAACACACTAAAGTAAGGGCATTATATACCCTTTTCTATATAGTTTGCCTTTGATCATTGTGTAGCAAGGCACTGAATACAATAGTTCTCACACCTCGTTTTTGTCATTTGGAAGTTGTCTATCGAGTAAATAATTGATAATAGGCGTCATCCAAGTTGGAGAGCTATCTATCATCTCGACGCCTTCAGTTTCACATATACTTGGTTCGCTCAGCATCTCTACCGAAACTAAGTTCAATTCATCCAAGTCCTTTTGCGAAGCCAATTTTGCTAAGGCATCAGTGTtggagttttgttctcttggaattttttcgattttaaaGTAATCGAATCTTTCCAAGCTCTTCCGAACTTTCTTTAAATACTACGCCATTTTTAAACCTTTAGCCTGGTATTCCCCGAGGACTTGGTTCACGATCAGCGGCAAATCACTATGAAAAATGAGATTATTGACTTTCAATGCCTATGCTATCTTTAACTCGgcgatcaaggcttcatattcagcCTCAACATTGGATGCATCAAATTGTAACCTCAGAGCATAAtgaaacttaaagccttctGGCGATATTATTATTACCCCTGCACCCAAACCCTGTTCGTTGGATGCGCCATCCACATCTCGCTGATCAGGTGGAAATTCTTTTGGAGTTATACCTTCTATCAAGAATTTAGCCAAAGCTTGGCCTTTGATGGATGTTTAAGGATGGTATGTTATGTCAAACTACCCCAGTTCAAtcgaccattttatcaatcttccagaaGTATTTGGTTTTGATAAAACTAATCTCAAGGGCTGCTCGATTAACACTTTTATGGGGTGAGCCTGGAAGTATGGTCGTAGTTTACGAGACGCATGGACTAGGCACAATGCGAATTTTTCTAGAGGGGGTTATCTGGATTCTGCCCCTAGTAACGTTTTACTTACACAGTAAATAGGTCGCTGGTGCTTGCCCTCTTCTCACACTATAGCTGCACTAATCGCATCTTTCGAGATGACTAAATAGAGAAACAACGTCTCTCCAGTTATTGGTTTCACCAAAACTTGAGGCGTTACTAGATGCCTTTTTATGTTCTGAAAGGCCTCTTCGCACTCTTTTGTCCACtcaaactttttgttgcctCGCAATATGTTAAAGAACGACACACTTCAAAATGAATCTGTTAAGTGCAGCCATAATTTTGTCAAGGCTTGTACTTCCTTAGGCTTTGTCGAGGATGGCATGTCTATTAATGCCTTGATTTTTTTCAAGATTTTCTTCAATACCCCTCGGTTTAACTATGAATCTCAAAAAATTTCCAGAGAAAACTCCAAAGGAACATTTTTTGGGGTTTAGCTTCATGTTATACTTCTTTAATATCTTAAAGAATTCTACGAATTCTGAGGTATGATccttaatttttattgattttaccaacatatcatcaacataaacttccataTTTTTCCCTATTTGGTTTGCAAACATTTCATTTATCGATCGTTGATACGTTGGCCCagcgttcttcagtccgaacGGAATGACCTTATAACAATAGAGTCCCATGTTGGTTACGAAGCTTATATGTTCCTAATCTGGGACATACATTTTTGTCTGGTTCTATCCAGAATATGCGTCCATAAATGACATAAGCTCATGCCCAGCAGTTGCATCCACTAACTGGTCAATCctgggaagtggaaaacagtcttttggGCATGCCTTATTCATATCGGAAAAGTCAATACAAGTTCTTCAAGTTCCGTTGGGCTTTGGGACGAGAACATGATTGGCTATCCACAAGGGATAAACACCTCGCATATAAAGTCGTTGACTAAAAACTTGTCCACTTCCTGTTTTAGTGCCCCTTGCCTTTATGAATCCAAGGGTCTCCTTTTCTGTCTCTTCGCTAGGTAACTTGGATCAACATTTAAATGATGACATATAATATTAGGGTCGATCCCTCTCATATCTCCATGGCTCCAGGTGAATTGATCCTGGTTTGCCTTCGAAAAGCTTATTAACAGCTATTTGAGATACTTGTCCAAGTTCTTCCCAATGTATACACACGGTCGAGAATCACCTCTTCCAATTCCTCGATTGGTTTAGCAGGTTTCTCTCATCTTGAACTCGGGGGTCAAGATCTTTGTCTTTCGTTTCAGTTTCTTCTGGCAAGATCACCATCAACTGATGACCGACCTTTCTATGCTGCAGTTCTATGCGATAGCAATCGCGAGCCAGCATCTGGTCGCCACACACCACTCCCACGCCATTTGGTGTTTGGAATTTCAAGGATAGGTGCTTGATCAAACTGACAGCCCCTAGTCCGATCAGTGCTGGATGACCCAATAATATGATGTAAGCCGAAGGCAGGTCGACAACTAAGAAGTCTTGCATAATAGTAGCAGATAAAGGTGCCTCGCCTAAAGTTAATGCGAGTTTGATTATGCTAAGGCTAGCGATGCTGTCTCCGGTGAATCTGCAAAGGTTCACCATACAAGGCCTTAATTTGGCTTTTTCGAGCCCCATTTTCTTTAAAGTCTCCTTATAAAGGATATTTACCGAGCTCCCATTGTCTATTAATACTCTCTTGATCCTTTTATTGGCGAGTTGAATGGTTATCACCAATGGATCGATGTGAGGATATCTCACGTTTTTCTCATCTTCCTCCGTGAATGTAATAGGAGGCTAATGGTTTTCACCTTCTTGGAAGGTTCTGGGGCAAAGGCCGACTGCTCATTCTTTATTTCTTTCACATATCTTTTCTGGGCATTATTGCTTTCCCCTGTGATATGTGGCCCTCTCGAAATAACCAAGATGTCCTCTCCCTCAACGGGAATAGGTTGTAACCCCTAGTTGTTCGGGTTATTGGGCAGACTGGGTTGGTTGTATCCATGGCCCTGTCTTTTCACGTACTGCTTAAAATGGCCTCGAGCGATGAGAAtttctatctcatcttttgaTTGGCAACATTCGTCGGTGGTATGCCCAATATTCTTATGGAATTTACAATACTTGTTAGGATCCCTCTTAATCCTCGAATTCCTTATGGGCTCGGGCTTGCCAAAGGCCACCTTCTGCTCATGTGCGAGGTAAATATTCTctcgagtttcattaagctcggcATAAATAGTATAGACTAGCACGTACTTATCGTGCTTCTTCTGTTTCTTTTTATCCTTCGACGATTCCTTAACTCCGTCCTTTCTCTTCGAACCAGAAGCCCTCGAGTTATCAATTCTCATGGAAACAGTTCCTGTTAAAACATTGCTGGGTTTGCCTCCCGAGCTTGTTTTCAACAGATTCATTTCCTTTTGGGCTTCTTCCTTCCGAACAAAAACCTGAGCCCTTTCGTTCAACTCAGTGATGCTTCTCACTGGGCGTCCTTGTAAGTCATCCCACAACTCGCCCCCTGTGGTCAATGGATCAGTAGAGATCCCTGCCTGAAGGGCTGTAAGTTGCGTGCTGTCATCCATATTCCTATCCCTAGCTGCAGCCGTGCTAAAATGACTTAAGTACACCTTAAGTATTTCACCGGACTGCTACTTTATATTGGTTAGCGAGGCTGCTTCAGGTCGCCTATCAGTAGCAGCCTAAAATTGTTTCTTGAAATCCCTGGACAGCTGCTCCTAGGAAGTTATTGAATGATGAGTAAACTTGTTAAACCAGCTACTCGCCGCTCCAACAAGCAAGGTGGGGAACAAAATACAACGTAAATTGTTCGTCACATTACTCGCTCGCATTAAAGTTATTCAAATGCGAGACCGGATTAGGGTTCTGCCATATGACGAGACATGCGGGTTCTTGAATCCCAAAGGAAAATGGGTATTCATTATGTTTGGATGACACGGCTCAAGCTCCTCGTCAGAGTCGTATCCAGATAATTTCCCTAATTCCCCCACTTGATATCTCTTGAACTTGTCCTCCAGTTTATTTATccgcaattggattggatcctctAGCTTTGGACCAAGCTGTTGGTGAAGTTCAGGTTTCTTCTGATTCAAGTGCTCTTGCAGATCCGGTTGGGAGTAATTACTGACAGATCTTGTCTTACTCACAGATCGCGTCCTACTCATAGACTTTGTCTTTAAGTGGCTCACAGATTTACTGGTTCCCATACTTTCTCGATCATTAGTTCGTTGAGTACTTTCTCCTCTTCGAGTTGATCGACTATGGATTCTTGACCGCCTCGAAGTCACACTTGCTTCTTCAAGCTCTGTTCTTTCGTCCCAAGAGCGGTTTGTCGTATTTCCCCCATCAGGGTTTGTACGATTCCTCGCTCTATGGGTTTGGTAAGAACGTTGGTGATTTCTAGCAGGTGACCTCTGTTCCCCAAGTTAAGTCCTAAGATCCTCCTCATTCTCATGAGGGATTTCTCGTTCATTAGTTTTCGGTTGTCTCCCATCTGGCAGGTCGTTTTGATTTTCAGGGGGTATCTCATTTTCTCTGGGTTGTTCTTCCTGAGCCTTTTCCTGTCTCCTAGCTTGTGAGCCACGAGGTCTGCCTCATGGCCTTCTCACTCCAGGTTCAGGTTGATTTTGAGCATTCGTCCCCTGTGCCGCCCTAGTCGAGGCTGCATCACGCTCTAACTCAGCGTTTCGATGTGCCTTTCCCAGACGACGTCTCAGGCGGCGGTTTTCCATTTCATAAGCTACTTCTCCCACAGATTGGGCACCTCCATGATTGAGCTCTTCATCCCTCGTCCCGTGGTTCTGACCATTCCCACGCTGAGTTCTCCTCAAGCGTGTTGTCCGCATACTAGGACCAACGTTTGATCGAGTTCTTCGAGAACGTGTGGTCCGTGCACTGTGACCACTCTCAGGTTGAGCCCTCCTAGAACAGGTGGTCCTTCTGGATTGCGGGTTGGTAGATATTTTGGAGCCCATGGGCTCTTTCCCTGAACGATGATTGGTTTCCTCATGTGGGGTGTTAACATTTTCTGGATTTTCAACCATGAAGGAGGTGGTTTTTCTTCAAAAGAAGGGAggttttttttctaaactttttcataaaggctctcaatgaaagcaccagaCTATCTacgcagatttttgttaattaaatttgagcctcacagtagtaatttcacacagaaaaataaaagctataaattctttaagtattggaacatcaattttttaatttatttttggattaacttaagaacatatttaaattattaagctttcttaaacactaatatattgcattcggtgttcacttttaattgacaatattataaactataatatttagatacacataataataatctcacctaataactagtaatatttttctttaattttaattgtatcactttcaactaacatagaaaaaaattagcataaaatttagtatacgtgtctCGTACGTAGCTTTTTACtagtatctttatatattaaaagtgcctatttaacggtatttcttggtttcttggtttaacagaatatactttaaaaataaaagaatattctgtttaatttaacgatgttaataggtttgatctcccgttaacatataaacccaataattaaacccaaaaaattaaacaatctttttttaaatttgtttttaaattaaCAATATTTTAAACTGTTATTagttttcaataataataatatatttgttaaacaagataaaaaaaaataatataaataacaaacaaataGGAAACGaatattttttcacattttgaaaaaagagaaaactgcctataaatataaaatctaaaGAACCAAATCTTCACTCAGAAACAAGCAAGAACTTCCTCTGGTCAAATCAAAGCTTATGTTAGTCCacattctttcattttttttgttaccagtttagaaatttttgaaaaatatgtttatGTTTATAGGAAGAATAACtacgttcttttttttttctttttactttgTTATTAGATTAAATTGTTAGAAATATATGTTTTCTTTTTCGTTCTTTTCAAGATTATgatattttactttttcttgCTGTCGATTAAGTGCATGGCACTGATAATCaatttcattaacaatcattaatataaaatttaaactctatattaaaaaatacattttttttttctagaaacataaagctacagactaatttcattaacaatcatcaatataaatattcaagtatgaataaatcagaacaattcaaaatcagaacaaataaatattcaagtatttcaataaattcataaacaaataaatcagaacaattcaaaatctcaaatcaagaaaatgaaaagtttaaatttataatctttacaaatatgaaaaacttaaatagatCTATCTACCATTGTTGTTGCCGTTGCTTAGATActgaattcttaaacaaaaactactagaacttatataaaattaatatttacgtggctcgccacataactctcatctagtatatatatgtatccaTGGATAGTTTGTATCATTTAATAAATAGTTATGTAATAGACTAATAGTTAGGAATGAGGTATATGATAGATGTTAAGttctagtttaatatttttcaacttattaaAGCTAACTATTTGAGAACTAGCTACGTCCAAAATTGTAggtattttattgttttatatattatatatattgatgaatgatcttattttattattactattttctATTTACTTAATggatttattcttttattttaaataagtattttatatgataGGATTTATTCCCAAATATGTAAAATTATGTTAAAAGAACTATAATCCAAAGTAttgctttaaaaataaatagaatatttcCCTCTGAATtatgaaatattttttcataaaaCAATTCTCCTAGGTATggaaataatttcaaattttcctTTTTGTCATATTTCACTCATTTTTAAAGATAGTTTATTAATGTGATCACAAACTAAAATACTAcgttacatatttttttaactaatttatGTGGCAAAATCCTATAAATATTATCGTTTAGgaaacaaaattattaaaataattaatatttttactcTCTAAACTTTCAGTTCTATTTAATTTtgacttattaaaaaaaatttcctaaaatataacaattataATTATGCCCCTCCCCATATCCTTTGCAGTAtgtttacttaaataaatttatgttttttgagaaaaataaaataaactcaaGTTTGTGTCCGTAAAaagttttcataaaaattaaacttttaatatattttttataatatttaaatggaaatttttaataaaaaataaataatttttctaaatcgcttgattaattttaaaattttaatttctttgttaattttcttaattatttaaaatgatttttttaagatctaaattaattttttaagatttagtaaaaaaaatattgaatctttctcatttttattttgaagagGTACGATTTGATAGTTGTTAAAGTTTAGGAGgaaaaaatttttaatttacaaaaatacttgagTATTAAAACGTCTATAACTGgtgtaataaaaaatagtaattttctcTGGTTTTTCGTTCTTGCAGCTGGGAGGCTGGTGCTATGGCTAAAACAAGGTCCAAGAACCATGGAAAATCAAAATCTGCTGCTAAAATCTCAAGAAAGAAAGCTGGTAATGGAAATACTGATATCGATCTTGCTGATGCGTTGGGGCGAATCGATGAAATCGAACCCCTGGAAGTCACGGATGAGGAGGAATTGCCAGGGGAGGATCGACTCAACGAGGGAGAGGATCGACACGAGTTTCGACCTTTGTCTCCTGATACTTCACTGAGGATGATTCAGAAGCAGGATGAGGTTAGGGATGATGCTCGGAATGATTTTCTCCACTTTCTCATGGCCAACAATCAATGTAACAGTGATCTACGACAAGGTAAGGATTCAATTCCCCCTATTTTGCGTTCAAAATCTGTGATGAGAAACCTAGAAACTTCATTTAAAGACACAGAACAGGATAATGGGAAAGTAAAAATCACTTTTGATGACATTGAAGAGGAGATATTGTTTTGGAAACCTTCAATTGTGTGCTATGTTCTTGGAGTTAATCCACCATTGCACATTCTTGaaggttttgcaaaaaggataTGGTCAGATAAGGTTGATCGGGTTAAAGCTTTGTCTCATGGAATTTTTATTATCCGATTTACCTCTCTTGAATTCAGAGATCAGGTCATGAATGGGGGCTATGTATTTTTTAATCGAAGACCTGTAATTTTGAAACCTTGGGACCCTAATATTAATTTCAAGAAAGAGGATGTCAAGTGTGTACCAATTTGGGTGCAACTTGAAGATCTTGAACTGAAATATTGGGGCCAAAGGTCTCTCTTTAAAATTGTTGGGCAGATTGGTAAGCCTCTTATGGAGGACTCTGTTACTAAAGATCGGGAGAGACTGAACTATGCTAGAGTACTAATCGAAGTGCAAATGG is a window from the Cannabis sativa cultivar Pink pepper isolate KNU-18-1 chromosome 1, ASM2916894v1, whole genome shotgun sequence genome containing:
- the LOC133034168 gene encoding uncharacterized protein LOC133034168 gives rise to the protein MVENPENVNTPHEETNHRSGKEPMGSKISTNPQSRRTTCSRRAQPESGHSARTTRSRRTRSNVGPSMRTTRLRRTQRGNGQNHGTRDEELNHGGAQSVGEVAYEMENRRLRRRLGKAHRNAELERDAASTRAAQGTNAQNQPEPGRSPARNHQRSYQTHRARNRTNPDGGNTTNRSWDERTELEEASVTSRRSRIHSRSTRRGESTQRTNDRESMGTSKSVSHLKTKSMSRTRSVSKTRSVSNYSQPDLQEHLNQKKPELHQQLGPKLEDPIQLRINKLEDKFKRYQVGELGKLSGYDSDEELEPCHPNIMNTHFPLGFKNPHVSSYGRTLIRSRI